A segment of the Mycobacterium intracellulare ATCC 13950 genome:
CTTCCCGCAACGCAATCGAGCCGGGTATGGGTTTGGCGCCCTCGGCGACCACGCAGATGAAGTGCGAATCTCCGCGCTGGAAGCGACGTTTGACGAGCCGGCAGACCTCTTCGACGTCGAATGGCTGCTCGGGGATCAGCGTCATGTGCGCGCCGGAAGCCAGGCCCGCGTTCAGCGCAATCCAACCCGCGTGCCGGCCCATCACCTCGACCAGCATCACGCGCTGGTGGGACTCGGCGGTGCTGTGCAACCGGTCGATTGCCTCGGTGGCGACGGTCAACGCGGTGTCGTGGCCGAAAGTCACGTCCGTGCAATCGATGTCGTTGTCGATGGTCTTCGGCACGCCGACCACGGGAACGTTTTCCTCGGAGAGCCAGTGCGCGGCCGTCAGCGTGCCTTCCCCCCCGATCGGGATGAGGACGTCGATCCCGTTGTCGTCGAGGGTCTGCTTGACCTGGTTCAGCCCGGCCCGAAGTTTGTCGGGATTCACGCGCGCGGTCCCCAGCATCGTTCCGCCCTTGGCCAGCAGGCGGTCGTTGCGGTCGTCGTTGTGCAGCTGGACGCGCCGGTTCTCCAGCAACCCGCGCCATCCGTCCTGAAATCCGACCACCGACGAGCCGTACCGGGAGTCGCACGTACGCACCACCGCCCGGATGACGGCGTTGAGCCCGGGGCAGTCGCCGCCTCCGGTGAGCACTCCGATCCGCATAGCCCTATCTTGCCGGGCGGCGGGCTACCGGCGCGAGCAGACGTCAGATCGCGGCCGGCAGCGGCCCGCGCGCCGCTTCGTAGGCGGCCCCGACGCGGTACAGGCGGTCGTCGGCCAGCGCGGGCGCCATGATCTGCAATCCGACGGGCAGGTCGTCGTCCGGCGACAGGCCCGACGGCACCGACATGCCGCAGTGACCG
Coding sequences within it:
- a CDS encoding ATP-dependent 6-phosphofructokinase, which encodes MRIGVLTGGGDCPGLNAVIRAVVRTCDSRYGSSVVGFQDGWRGLLENRRVQLHNDDRNDRLLAKGGTMLGTARVNPDKLRAGLNQVKQTLDDNGIDVLIPIGGEGTLTAAHWLSEENVPVVGVPKTIDNDIDCTDVTFGHDTALTVATEAIDRLHSTAESHQRVMLVEVMGRHAGWIALNAGLASGAHMTLIPEQPFDVEEVCRLVKRRFQRGDSHFICVVAEGAKPIPGSIALREGGIDEFGHEKFTGVAAQLGAEVEKRINKDVRVTVLGHVQRGGTPTAYDRVLATRFGVNAADAAHAGEYGQMVSLRGQDIGRVPLADAVRQLKLVPDSRYDDAAAFFG